A segment of the Amycolatopsis thermophila genome:
CTCGGGACCGGTGAAGTCCGGGTTGGCCGGCCGGTAGACGAAGGCCGGGATCGCCACACCGTCCGGGCCGGTGAAGGTCCGTTCCTCGGGCACCGGCAGGTACTCGGCCGGCGGCAGCGCGTGTTCGGCGTCGGCCAGTTCGGTGACCGCCCCGCCGGCGAGGTCCACGCGCACGACGGCGGTTTCGTGCCGGGGCCCGGCGGCGATCCCGGCCACGCCGTCCGCGGTCCGGGCCAGCGTGGGCGCCCAGCTGGTCAGGTGCTCGGCGACGGGGGTGAGGGTCCCGGTGTTCTCGTCGAGCACGGCCAGGCGCCCGGAGTCCAGGACCGCGTGCCGCCCGCCGCCCAGCGGCACGAACCAGTTCGAGCCGATCTTCCACAGCGGCCCGCCCAGTTCGCGCTCCACCGGCACGATCGCGCGGGCGGTCCCGTCGAGGGCCACGCGGTGCAGGTTCCACCACCCGTCCGGGTCGAGCAGCGCCAGGAGGGTGTCCGCGTCCTCCCACTCCAGCTGGCAGACCGAGACGCCGGGCCCGCCGGCGAGCACCCGGTGCGGGCCGAACCCGCCGTCGGCCCGCACCTCGGCCACGCACAGCTCGGTGGAGTCCCACGGCATGTCGGGGTGCTCCCACCCCAGCCACGCGGCGTGGCGGCCGTCCGGGGACAGCTGCGGTGCGGTGAGGAAGTGGTGGCTCGCGGCCAGCGGAACGACCTCGCCGCCGGTCAGGGACACCAGGTCGCGGCGGATGTCGGTGCGCCGCGGCCCGGTGCTCGTCTCCCGCACCGCCCACACCGCGTCGCCGGGACCCGGACGAAGGTCGCCGTACCGGACACCCTGCGGGGTGGGCGGCTCGGGTGTGACCGGAACCACCTCACCGCTGTCCAGGTCGCGGCGGTGGACGCGCTGGTCGTCCCAGTGGGTGAAGTACAGGACGCGGCCGGCCACCAGCCACGGCCGCCCGCCGTATTCGTGCACCCGGTTCCGGGCGTTCCACGGTGCGGGCAGCATCTCCTCGGCACCGTCCTGACCTGCGCGGAGGAGGGTCAGCCTGCCGCCCTCGGCGGGGCGGGCCTCGGCCCACCAGACGGTGCCGTCGACGACGTCGAGCCATTGCGCGCCCCCGCCCGCCGCGGCGACGTCCGCGGCGGGGATGGGCGAGGTCCAGGTGCCGTACGGCGCGGTTTCAGCCACTGCCGCACTCTAACTAAGATGCAAGCAGGGGCGGCGGATGCCGATCATGAAACGGTGGCATAGGGTCGGGGGTGCCATGGCTCGTGTAATCCACGTCTTTCGCCAGCCCGACCGGTTCGTCGCAGGGACCGTCGGGGAACCGGGCGACCGCACTTTCTACCTGCAGGCCACCGAGGACGTCCGGACCGTCAGCGTGACCATCGAGAAGCAGCAGGTCCAGGTCCTCGCCGAGCGCCTGTCGTCGCTGCTGGAGGAGATCGTCGCGCGGTTCGGCGCCGAGGTGCCCGAGACCGTGCCGGACGACCTCGTCGACGTCGACCCGCTCGAGGTGCCGGTCGAGGAGGAGTTCCGCGTCGGCACGATGGGCCTGGGCTGGGACGCGGAGACCAGCGCGGTCGTGATCGAGTTGCTCGCCATGACCGAGGGTGAGGTCGACGAGACCGTCGTGCTGGACGACACCGAGGAGGGCCCGGACGCGGTGCGCGTGTTCCTCAGCCCGGTCGCGGCGCGGGCGTTCGCCGAGCGCGCGGACCGCGTGGTGCGAGCCGGCCGCAAGCCGTGCCCGCTGTGCGGGGAGCCGCTCGACCCGGAGGGGCACATCTGCCCCCGGCAGAACGGCTACCGGCGCAACACCGACCTGACCGACGAGAGCTAGACGGTGGCCCCACCGGTCGGCCCGGCCGATCCTCGCGCCCGGGAGCTGCTCACCCGCGGTCGGCTG
Coding sequences within it:
- a CDS encoding DUF3090 domain-containing protein, yielding MARVIHVFRQPDRFVAGTVGEPGDRTFYLQATEDVRTVSVTIEKQQVQVLAERLSSLLEEIVARFGAEVPETVPDDLVDVDPLEVPVEEEFRVGTMGLGWDAETSAVVIELLAMTEGEVDETVVLDDTEEGPDAVRVFLSPVAARAFAERADRVVRAGRKPCPLCGEPLDPEGHICPRQNGYRRNTDLTDES
- a CDS encoding S9 family peptidase; this translates as MAETAPYGTWTSPIPAADVAAAGGGAQWLDVVDGTVWWAEARPAEGGRLTLLRAGQDGAEEMLPAPWNARNRVHEYGGRPWLVAGRVLYFTHWDDQRVHRRDLDSGEVVPVTPEPPTPQGVRYGDLRPGPGDAVWAVRETSTGPRRTDIRRDLVSLTGGEVVPLAASHHFLTAPQLSPDGRHAAWLGWEHPDMPWDSTELCVAEVRADGGFGPHRVLAGGPGVSVCQLEWEDADTLLALLDPDGWWNLHRVALDGTARAIVPVERELGGPLWKIGSNWFVPLGGGRHAVLDSGRLAVLDENTGTLTPVAEHLTSWAPTLARTADGVAGIAAGPRHETAVVRVDLAGGAVTELADAEHALPPAEYLPVPEERTFTGPDGVAIPAFVYRPANPDFTGPEGELPPYLVHVHGGPTGRVFGDLDLDFAYFTSRGIGIVAVNYGGSVGYGRAYRERLREQWGVVDVHDCAAVAEALAAEGTADPARLAVRGGSAGGYTSAASMTSVTTYRAATIKYPILDLAEWTGDGGETHDFESQYVAGLVGPLPEARQRYVERSPLRHADRLAGPVLLLQGLDDQICPPEQADRFVRALAGSGIPHAYLTFEGEQHGFRRAETMIAALEAELSFYGQVFGFATPGVPELELRS